From Actinoplanes oblitus, a single genomic window includes:
- a CDS encoding recombinase family protein produces MRAVIYCRVSKDKRDRASVQQQEEEARLAAAAMGWTLHERVFVDNDVSASRHARKSRQEHGELLDLIRSRDIDVLILWESSRGDRTLTRWSALLDLCRDLGVKIHVVDHRRTYDLNVPRDWKTMADEGVNNAYASEETRERILRDVRANAMKGRPHGKLPYGYTRTYDERGVFVAQIEQPEQADVVRECARRVGAGESLYSIAQDLNSRGVPAPRGGKWLPNQVKRLTTQPRYIGQRVHQGVVIGDALWPGIIDEATFAECVRRMSDPRRHTVRDRSLKYLLTGILKCGACGAKCRVIKNRGYHAYSCYEKFCVSVRTTHVEDFVTDMVIARLEQPDVLAGIAARSDQVAADRGDDADELQGRLDGFYAQAAEGKISPAGLAAIEARLLPQIAEARRAAQAAPLPRLIRDVAGPDARQRWEALDLGRQREIIDKLVELRVATTVRGTRFSFHRLGESRWRGDERTWAEHWAAEGI; encoded by the coding sequence GGGCGTCCGTCCAGCAACAGGAGGAAGAGGCCCGTCTAGCAGCCGCCGCGATGGGCTGGACTCTCCACGAACGGGTGTTCGTCGACAACGACGTCTCCGCCAGCCGGCACGCCCGCAAGAGTCGCCAGGAACACGGCGAACTCCTCGACCTCATCCGAAGCCGTGACATCGACGTTCTGATCCTCTGGGAGTCGTCACGCGGCGACCGGACACTGACCAGGTGGTCTGCCCTCCTGGACCTCTGCCGCGACCTCGGCGTGAAAATCCACGTCGTCGACCACCGCCGGACGTACGACCTGAACGTCCCCCGGGACTGGAAGACCATGGCCGACGAGGGCGTGAACAACGCTTACGCCAGCGAGGAGACCCGCGAGCGGATCTTGCGCGACGTCCGAGCCAACGCCATGAAAGGCCGGCCTCACGGCAAGTTGCCCTATGGCTACACCCGCACGTACGACGAACGGGGAGTCTTCGTCGCCCAGATCGAGCAGCCCGAACAGGCCGACGTGGTCCGTGAGTGCGCCCGCCGTGTCGGGGCCGGCGAATCGCTCTACTCGATCGCCCAGGATCTCAACAGCCGCGGCGTCCCGGCGCCACGCGGCGGCAAATGGCTGCCCAACCAGGTCAAGCGGCTCACCACACAGCCCCGCTACATCGGCCAGCGCGTACACCAAGGCGTCGTGATCGGCGACGCCCTCTGGCCCGGCATCATCGACGAAGCCACATTCGCTGAATGCGTCCGCCGGATGTCCGACCCCCGCCGGCACACGGTCCGGGACCGGTCGCTGAAATACTTGCTGACCGGCATCCTCAAGTGCGGCGCCTGTGGCGCGAAATGCCGCGTGATCAAGAACCGCGGCTACCACGCCTACTCCTGTTACGAGAAGTTCTGCGTCTCCGTGCGCACGACCCACGTCGAGGACTTCGTCACCGACATGGTGATCGCCCGCCTGGAGCAACCCGACGTGCTGGCCGGTATCGCCGCCCGCAGCGACCAGGTCGCCGCCGACCGCGGCGACGACGCCGACGAACTCCAAGGCCGCCTTGACGGCTTCTACGCCCAGGCCGCCGAAGGGAAGATCAGCCCCGCAGGACTCGCCGCGATCGAGGCACGGCTACTGCCCCAGATCGCCGAGGCGCGCCGAGCCGCGCAAGCCGCGCCACTGCCCCGGCTGATCCGCGACGTCGCCGGCCCCGACGCCCGCCAGCGCTGGGAAGCACTCGACCTGGGCCGACAGCGCGAGATCATCGACAAGCTGGTGGAACTGCGAGTCGCCACCACCGTGCGCGGCACCCGGTTCAGCTTCCACCGGCTCGGCGAGTCCCGATGGCGCGGCGACGAACGGACCTGGGCCGAGCACTGGGCCGCGGAAGGCATCTGA